The sequence TGCCCTTGATGAAGATCTCGATGGGGTCCAGGGTGGAGCCCGCGTAGCTGATGATCTCGGTGAAACGCCTCGGCGCCCCGTCCACGATCTCCAGCAACCCCCCGAAGGTGGATTCCACGGGTATCCCGTGCCGGAGGAGAACGGCGTTCAGGGTCACGCTGCACACCGTACCCCATCCCACCATGCCTGCGGGCACTTCGACATCACCCACCTTCTCACCGGCTTCCGCGCGGATCACGAGGTCCGATAGACAGAGCCCGGCCGCGAAGGCGGGACGCATGGCCTCCATGGCGCGCGTCTCCTGCTCCCGAGGGAGGAAGGTGACGTTGACCACCACCCTTCCCCGGCGGCCTTCCAGGTCGAAATGGGCGCGGCAGGCGAGGTCGTCTATGCGCGCGTTGACGAAACCCACGCGGTCTACCGCGAGCGCGCCCTCCACCTCCCGCTCCCCCTTTTCTGTGAGGAGGCGCCCGTTCCTTCCCACCAGGCGGGTGAAGCCGCGCTCGTCGAGGTGGAGCAGGTGATAGCGGACGGTCCTCTCGTTCAGCTCCACGCCGCGGCGGGCGAGTTCCTGGGAGATTGAGCGTGCGCCAAGGGGCCGCCCCGCCTCCTGCAGGATCTCGAGTATGGCAAGGGTTTTCCTTTCAAGTGCCCTCTCGTGTCCCATAATCGGCAATCCTTTTCCGACAACCGGGCTTGACACGGCCTTATGATGGCTTAATATAGGCAATAGGTCACCTATTGCCTATATTATAGATCATTTCTGGCGGACGGTAAACAGCCGCCGGCGGAACGTGGCCGGAGGCGAATGACCGCT comes from Actinomycetota bacterium and encodes:
- a CDS encoding DUF128 domain-containing protein, encoding MGHERALERKTLAILEILQEAGRPLGARSISQELARRGVELNERTVRYHLLHLDERGFTRLVGRNGRLLTEKGEREVEGALAVDRVGFVNARIDDLACRAHFDLEGRRGRVVVNVTFLPREQETRAMEAMRPAFAAGLCLSDLVIRAEAGEKVGDVEVPAGMVGWGTVCSVTLNAVLLRHGIPVESTFGGLLEIVDGAPRRFTEIISYAGSTLDPIEIFIKGKMTGVHAAATVGNGRVCASFRQVPASAVEVVAGLLAKMRAAGLGGMAVLGKPGQPCLEVPAGKDRAGLVVAGGLNPPAAAEEMGVDTYSKAMAALVEYEQLVPFSRLRI